The following proteins come from a genomic window of Pseudomonas putida:
- the rpmD gene encoding 50S ribosomal protein L30 — protein sequence MATVKVTLIKSVSGRIPNHKLCVKGLGLRRIGHTVEVQDTPENRGMINKAYYMLRVEG from the coding sequence ATGGCAACCGTAAAAGTAACGCTGATCAAGAGCGTCTCGGGCCGTATCCCTAACCACAAACTGTGCGTTAAAGGTCTGGGTCTGCGTCGCATCGGTCACACTGTAGAAGTCCAGGATACTCCCGAGAACCGCGGGATGATCAACAAGGCTTACTACATGCTGCGCGTCGAGGGTTAA
- the rplO gene encoding 50S ribosomal protein L15, with protein sequence MKLNDLSPAPGSRREKHRPGRGIGSGLGKTGGRGHKGQTSRSGGSIAPGFEGGQQPLHRRLPKFGFVSLKAMDRAEVRLSELAKVEGDVISVQSLKDANVINQHIQRVKIMLSGEVTRAVTIKGIAATKGARAAIEAAGGKFEE encoded by the coding sequence ATGAAACTCAATGATCTGAGTCCAGCGCCGGGTTCCCGTCGCGAAAAGCATCGTCCGGGTCGTGGTATCGGTAGCGGTCTGGGTAAGACCGGCGGCCGTGGCCACAAAGGTCAGACCTCCCGTTCGGGTGGTTCGATCGCTCCGGGCTTCGAAGGCGGTCAACAGCCGCTGCACCGTCGCCTGCCGAAATTCGGCTTCGTTTCTCTGAAAGCCATGGACCGCGCAGAAGTGCGTCTGTCCGAGCTGGCCAAAGTGGAAGGTGACGTGATCTCCGTGCAATCCCTGAAGGATGCCAACGTGATCAACCAGCACATTCAGCGTGTGAAAATCATGCTGTCTGGCGAAGTTACTCGCGCAGTCACCATCAAGGGTATCGCAGCCACCAAGGGTGCGCGTGCGGCTATCGAAGCAGCTGGCGGCAAATTCGAGGAATAA
- the rplP gene encoding 50S ribosomal protein L16 yields the protein MLQPKRTKFRKQMTGHNRGLALRGSKVSFGEFALKAVARGRLTARQIESARRALTRHVKRGGKIWIRVFPDKPISKKPLEVRMGKGKGSVEYWVAQIQPGKVLYEIEGVSEELAREAFALAAAKLPLATSFVKRTVM from the coding sequence ATGTTGCAACCAAAGCGTACAAAATTCCGCAAGCAGATGACCGGCCACAACCGTGGTCTGGCACTGCGCGGTAGCAAAGTCAGCTTCGGCGAATTCGCCCTGAAAGCTGTTGCTCGCGGTCGCCTCACCGCCCGCCAGATCGAGTCGGCACGTCGTGCTCTGACCCGTCACGTTAAGCGTGGCGGCAAGATCTGGATCCGTGTCTTCCCGGACAAGCCGATCTCCAAGAAGCCTCTCGAGGTTCGTATGGGTAAAGGTAAGGGTTCCGTGGAATACTGGGTTGCCCAGATCCAGCCAGGCAAAGTCCTGTACGAGATCGAGGGTGTTTCTGAAGAGCTGGCGCGCGAAGCTTTCGCCCTGGCTGCTGCAAAGCTGCCTCTCGCCACCTCCTTTGTTAAGCGGACGGTGATGTGA
- the rpmJ gene encoding 50S ribosomal protein L36: MKVRASVKKLCRNCKIIRREGVVRVICSAEPRHKQRQG; encoded by the coding sequence ATGAAAGTTCGTGCATCGGTGAAAAAGCTGTGCCGCAACTGCAAGATCATCCGTCGCGAAGGCGTCGTGCGAGTGATCTGCAGCGCGGAACCGCGTCACAAACAGCGCCAAGGCTGA
- the secY gene encoding preprotein translocase subunit SecY, whose protein sequence is MAKQGALSSLGKGGMSELWARLRFLFMAIIVYRIGAHIPVPGINPDRLADLFRQNEGTILSLFNMFSGGALERMSIFALGIMPYISASIIMQLMTAVSPQLEQLKKEGEAGRRKISQYTRYGTVILALVQAIGMSIGLANQGVAFSAGLGFHVVAVSTFVAGAMFMMWLGEQITERGVGNGISMLIFAGIVAGLPRAIGQSFESARTGDINIFALVAIGLLAVAIIGFVVFIERGQRRIAVHYAKRQQGRKVFAAQTSHLPLKVNMAGVIPAIFASSILLFPASLGAWFGQSEGMGWLQDISQSIAPGQPLNILLFSAGIIFFCFFYTALMFNPKDVAENLKKSGAFIPGIRPGEQSARYIDGVLTRLTMFGALYMMAVCLLPQFLVVAANVPFYLGGTSLLIVVVVVMDFMSQVQSHLVSHQYESLMKKANLKGYGGSGLLR, encoded by the coding sequence ATGGCTAAGCAAGGTGCTCTCTCTTCGCTCGGTAAGGGCGGGATGTCGGAACTCTGGGCTCGTCTGCGCTTTCTGTTCATGGCGATCATCGTCTATCGGATAGGTGCGCATATCCCGGTTCCAGGCATCAATCCGGACCGTCTGGCGGATCTGTTTCGGCAGAATGAGGGGACCATTCTTAGCTTGTTCAACATGTTTTCCGGTGGCGCGCTTGAGCGCATGAGCATTTTTGCATTGGGGATCATGCCGTACATCTCGGCATCGATCATCATGCAGCTGATGACGGCGGTCAGCCCGCAACTGGAGCAGTTGAAGAAGGAAGGTGAAGCTGGCCGTCGCAAGATCAGCCAGTACACCCGCTACGGCACCGTTATTCTGGCGCTGGTTCAAGCTATTGGCATGTCCATTGGCCTGGCCAACCAGGGCGTGGCGTTTTCTGCGGGCCTTGGCTTCCATGTCGTCGCGGTTTCCACGTTTGTGGCAGGCGCGATGTTCATGATGTGGCTGGGTGAGCAGATCACCGAGCGCGGTGTGGGCAACGGTATCTCGATGTTGATCTTCGCAGGTATCGTTGCCGGTCTTCCGAGAGCAATCGGGCAGTCTTTCGAGTCTGCGCGCACAGGCGATATCAACATCTTCGCCCTGGTCGCTATCGGTTTGCTGGCAGTAGCGATTATCGGTTTTGTGGTGTTCATTGAGCGTGGTCAGCGTCGTATCGCCGTTCACTACGCCAAGCGTCAGCAGGGCCGCAAGGTCTTTGCAGCGCAGACCAGCCACTTGCCGCTGAAAGTGAACATGGCGGGGGTTATCCCGGCCATTTTCGCGAGCAGCATTCTGCTGTTCCCGGCTTCGCTGGGTGCCTGGTTCGGTCAGTCCGAAGGTATGGGCTGGCTGCAGGACATCTCGCAGTCGATCGCTCCTGGTCAGCCGTTGAATATTCTGCTGTTTAGTGCAGGGATCATTTTCTTCTGCTTCTTCTACACAGCGTTGATGTTCAACCCGAAAGACGTAGCGGAAAACCTGAAGAAGTCCGGTGCCTTTATTCCGGGTATCCGTCCTGGTGAGCAGTCGGCGCGCTATATTGATGGCGTTCTGACTCGTCTGACCATGTTCGGTGCTCTTTACATGATGGCCGTCTGCCTTCTGCCCCAGTTCCTGGTGGTGGCAGCAAATGTGCCGTTCTACCTTGGCGGGACCTCGTTGCTGATTGTGGTAGTGGTTGTGATGGACTTCATGTCCCAAGTACAATCGCACCTCGTTTCGCACCAGTACGAATCCCTGATGAAGAAAGCCAACCTGAAAGGCTACGGTGGCAGCGGTTTGCTGCGCTGA
- the rpsH gene encoding 30S ribosomal protein S8, with amino-acid sequence MSMQDPLADMLTRIRNAQMAEKSVVSMPSSTLKVAVAKVLKDEGYIAGYQVTGEAKPSLSIELKYFEGRPVIEELKRSSRPGLRQYKSVTDLPKVRGGLGVSIVSTNKGVMTDRAARAAGVGGEVLCTVF; translated from the coding sequence ATGAGTATGCAGGACCCGTTAGCGGACATGCTAACTCGCATCCGTAATGCCCAGATGGCTGAAAAGTCCGTCGTAAGCATGCCTTCCTCCACTCTGAAGGTCGCGGTTGCCAAAGTTCTGAAAGACGAAGGTTACATCGCTGGCTACCAGGTTACTGGTGAGGCCAAGCCGTCCCTGTCGATCGAACTCAAGTACTTCGAAGGCCGTCCGGTCATCGAGGAACTGAAGCGTTCCAGCCGTCCTGGCCTGCGCCAGTACAAGTCCGTCACAGACCTGCCGAAAGTTCGTGGCGGCCTGGGCGTGTCTATCGTCTCCACCAACAAAGGTGTGATGACTGACCGCGCTGCGCGCGCTGCCGGTGTCGGCGGCGAAGTTCTGTGCACAGTGTTCTAA
- the rpsQ gene encoding 30S ribosomal protein S17, with product MAEAEKTVRTLTGRVVSDKMDKTITVLIERRVKHPIYGKYVKRSTKLHAHDESNQCKIGDKVSIRETRPLAKTKSWALVEVLERAVEV from the coding sequence ATGGCTGAAGCTGAAAAAACCGTCCGTACGCTGACTGGCCGTGTCGTCAGCGACAAAATGGACAAGACCATCACCGTTCTGATCGAGCGTCGCGTCAAGCACCCGATCTACGGTAAATACGTTAAGCGTTCGACTAAGCTGCACGCGCACGACGAATCCAACCAGTGCAAAATCGGCGACAAGGTTTCCATCCGTGAAACCCGTCCGCTGGCCAAGACCAAGTCCTGGGCACTGGTTGAAGTCCTCGAACGCGCTGTTGAAGTCTAA
- the rplF gene encoding 50S ribosomal protein L6 — protein sequence MSRVAKNPVKLPAGVEVKFAGQQLSVKGAKGTLELNVHSSVEVTEESGELRFVARNGDQQARAMAGTTRALVNNMVQGVSQGFERKLQLVGVGYKAQAKGTVLNLALGFSHPVDYELPAGITAETPSQTDILIKGIDKQLVGQVAAEIRDFRPPEPYKGKGVRYADEVVRRKEAKKK from the coding sequence ATGTCTCGCGTCGCTAAGAACCCCGTTAAGCTGCCAGCTGGTGTCGAAGTCAAATTCGCCGGTCAGCAGCTTTCGGTGAAGGGTGCCAAAGGCACTCTCGAACTGAACGTTCACTCGTCTGTTGAAGTTACCGAAGAGTCCGGCGAACTGCGTTTCGTCGCTCGCAACGGTGATCAGCAAGCTCGCGCCATGGCCGGTACTACCCGTGCTCTGGTCAACAACATGGTCCAGGGCGTAAGCCAAGGCTTTGAGCGCAAGCTCCAGCTGGTCGGTGTTGGTTACAAGGCACAGGCTAAAGGCACCGTCCTGAACCTGGCTCTGGGCTTCTCGCATCCAGTGGACTACGAACTGCCAGCCGGTATCACTGCTGAAACTCCCAGCCAAACCGACATCCTGATCAAGGGTATCGACAAGCAGCTGGTAGGTCAGGTGGCCGCTGAAATCCGCGACTTCCGTCCGCCAGAGCCTTACAAAGGCAAGGGTGTGCGTTACGCGGACGAAGTAGTCCGTCGTAAAGAAGCCAAGAAGAAGTAG
- the rplE gene encoding 50S ribosomal protein L5, whose amino-acid sequence MARLKEIYRNEIAPKLKEELKLSNVMEVPRVTKITLNMGLGEAIGDKKVIEHAVADLEKITGQKPVVTFARKSIAGFKVREGWPIGVKVTLRREKMYEFLDRLLAISLPRVRDFRGLNAKSFDGRGNYSMGVKEQIIFPEIDYDKIDALRGLDITLTTTARSDDEGRALLRAFKFPFRN is encoded by the coding sequence ATGGCACGACTGAAAGAGATTTACCGGAACGAGATCGCTCCTAAGCTTAAGGAAGAACTTAAGCTGTCGAACGTGATGGAAGTTCCGCGCGTTACCAAGATCACCCTGAACATGGGTCTGGGCGAAGCGATCGGCGACAAGAAAGTCATCGAGCACGCTGTTGCTGACCTGGAAAAGATCACCGGTCAAAAGCCGGTTGTGACTTTCGCTCGTAAATCCATCGCGGGCTTCAAAGTCCGTGAAGGATGGCCGATCGGCGTCAAGGTGACCCTGCGTCGCGAAAAGATGTACGAATTCCTGGACCGCCTGCTGGCGATCTCCCTGCCTCGGGTCCGCGACTTCCGCGGCCTGAATGCCAAGTCCTTCGATGGTCGTGGCAACTACAGCATGGGCGTGAAAGAGCAGATCATCTTCCCGGAAATCGATTACGACAAGATCGATGCTCTGCGCGGTTTGGACATCACCCTGACCACCACTGCTCGTTCGGATGACGAAGGCCGCGCTCTGCTGCGTGCATTCAAATTCCCGTTCCGCAACTGA
- the rplX gene encoding 50S ribosomal protein L24: protein MQKIRRDDEIIVIAGKDKGKRGKVLKVLADDRLVIGGVNLVKRHTKPNPMAGVQGGIVEKEAPLHASNVAIFNGETNKADRVGFKVEDGKKIRVFKSTQKAVDA, encoded by the coding sequence ATGCAAAAGATTCGTCGTGACGACGAGATCATCGTGATCGCCGGCAAAGACAAAGGTAAGCGCGGTAAGGTGCTGAAGGTTCTCGCTGACGACCGTCTGGTCATCGGTGGTGTGAACCTGGTCAAGCGTCATACCAAGCCTAACCCGATGGCGGGCGTTCAGGGCGGTATCGTCGAAAAAGAAGCGCCTCTGCACGCTTCCAACGTTGCCATCTTCAATGGCGAAACCAACAAGGCTGACCGCGTTGGTTTCAAAGTAGAAGACGGTAAGAAAATTCGTGTCTTCAAGTCGACCCAAAAAGCGGTTGATGCTTGA
- the rpsK gene encoding 30S ribosomal protein S11, with translation MAKPAARPRKKVKKTVVDGIAHIHASFNNTIVTITDRQGNALSWATSGGSGFRGSRKSTPFAAQIAAERAGQAALEYGLKNLDVNVKGPGPGRESAVRALNSCGYKIASITDVTPIPHNGCRPPKKRRV, from the coding sequence ATGGCAAAACCTGCTGCTCGTCCTCGTAAGAAAGTCAAAAAGACAGTGGTTGATGGCATCGCCCACATCCATGCGTCTTTCAACAACACCATCGTGACCATCACCGACCGTCAGGGCAATGCTTTGTCCTGGGCGACCTCCGGTGGCTCGGGTTTCCGTGGTTCGCGCAAATCCACCCCGTTCGCAGCTCAGATCGCTGCTGAGCGTGCTGGTCAAGCTGCGCTGGAATACGGTCTTAAGAACCTCGACGTAAACGTCAAGGGTCCAGGTCCAGGTCGTGAGTCCGCCGTTCGTGCATTGAACAGCTGCGGCTACAAGATCGCCAGCATCACCGACGTGACGCCAATCCCGCACAACGGGTGCCGTCCGCCGAAGAAGCGCCGCGTGTAA
- the rplR gene encoding 50S ribosomal protein L18 — MTDKKVTRLRRARKARLKMHELEVVRLCVFRSSQHIYAQVISADGSKVLASASTLDKDLRDGATGNIDAATKVGKLVAERAKAAGVSQVAFDRSGFKYHGRVKALADAAREGGLEF; from the coding sequence ATGACCGACAAAAAAGTTACTCGACTGCGTCGCGCTCGCAAAGCACGTCTCAAGATGCACGAACTCGAAGTCGTGCGCCTGTGCGTGTTCCGCTCCTCGCAGCACATCTACGCCCAGGTCATTTCGGCCGACGGCAGCAAGGTTTTGGCAAGCGCCTCGACCTTGGACAAAGACCTGCGTGATGGCGCCACTGGCAACATCGACGCGGCCACTAAGGTTGGCAAGCTGGTAGCTGAGCGTGCGAAAGCCGCCGGTGTATCTCAAGTTGCCTTTGACCGTTCCGGCTTCAAGTACCATGGCCGCGTCAAAGCGCTGGCTGATGCTGCTCGTGAAGGCGGGCTGGAGTTCTAA
- the rpsN gene encoding 30S ribosomal protein S14: MAKKSMKNRELKRQLTVAKFAKKRAELKATIVNLNASPEERFAAVVALQKQPRDASAARLRNRCRLTGRPHGVYRKFGLGRNMLRQAAMRGDVPGLVKASW; this comes from the coding sequence ATGGCCAAGAAGAGCATGAAAAACCGCGAGCTGAAGCGTCAGCTCACGGTAGCCAAGTTCGCCAAAAAGCGTGCTGAGCTGAAAGCGACCATCGTCAACCTGAACGCCTCTCCTGAAGAGCGTTTCGCTGCCGTTGTCGCTCTGCAGAAGCAGCCACGTGATGCCAGCGCTGCGCGTCTGCGCAACCGTTGCCGCCTGACCGGTCGTCCTCACGGTGTATACCGTAAGTTCGGCTTGGGCCGTAACATGCTGCGTCAAGCTGCAATGCGCGGTGACGTACCGGGTCTGGTCAAGGCCTCCTGGTAA
- the rplN gene encoding 50S ribosomal protein L14 translates to MIQTQSMLDVADNSGARRVMCIKVLGGSHRRYAGIGDIIKVTVKEAIPRGKVKKGQVMTAVVVRTRHGVRRADGSIIRFDGNAAVLLNTKQEPIGTRIFGPVTRELRTEKFMKIVSLAPEVL, encoded by the coding sequence ATGATTCAGACTCAATCCATGCTCGATGTGGCCGATAACAGCGGCGCTCGTCGCGTCATGTGCATCAAGGTGCTCGGCGGTTCGCACCGCCGTTACGCCGGCATCGGTGACATCATCAAAGTAACCGTCAAGGAAGCAATTCCGCGCGGTAAGGTCAAAAAAGGCCAGGTGATGACCGCTGTTGTCGTCCGTACCCGTCACGGTGTACGTCGCGCTGACGGTTCCATCATTCGTTTCGACGGCAACGCTGCTGTTCTGCTGAACACCAAGCAAGAGCCGATCGGCACTCGCATCTTCGGGCCAGTGACCCGTGAACTTCGTACTGAGAAGTTCATGAAGATCGTCTCGCTCGCCCCTGAAGTGCTGTAA
- the rpsM gene encoding 30S ribosomal protein S13 produces MARIAGVNIPDNKHTVISLTYIYGVGRTTAQKICADAGVNPAAKIKDLSDEQIETLRGEVAKFTTEGDLRRDVNMKIKRLMDLGCYRGLRHRKGLPVRGQRTKTNARTRKGPRKPIRK; encoded by the coding sequence ATGGCCCGTATTGCAGGCGTCAACATTCCAGATAACAAGCATACTGTTATCTCGCTGACCTACATCTATGGTGTCGGTCGCACAACTGCACAGAAGATCTGTGCAGATGCTGGTGTAAATCCAGCCGCTAAGATCAAGGATCTGAGCGACGAGCAAATCGAAACCCTGCGTGGCGAAGTTGCGAAGTTCACCACCGAAGGTGACCTGCGTCGTGACGTCAACATGAAGATCAAGCGCTTGATGGACCTGGGTTGCTACCGCGGCCTGCGTCATCGTAAAGGTCTGCCGGTTCGCGGTCAGCGCACCAAGACCAACGCACGCACCCGTAAGGGCCCGCGTAAGCCGATCCGCAAGTAA
- the rpmC gene encoding 50S ribosomal protein L29 has translation MKANELREKSAQQLNEQLLGLLRDQFNLRMQKATGQLGQSHLLSQVKRDIARVKTVLNQQAGK, from the coding sequence ATGAAAGCGAATGAACTTCGTGAAAAATCTGCACAGCAACTGAATGAGCAACTGCTCGGCTTGCTGCGCGACCAGTTCAATCTGCGTATGCAGAAGGCAACTGGCCAGTTGGGGCAGTCGCACCTGCTCTCGCAAGTTAAGCGTGACATCGCTCGCGTGAAAACTGTGCTTAACCAGCAGGCAGGTAAGTGA
- the rpsE gene encoding 30S ribosomal protein S5 yields the protein MANNDQKRDEGYIEKLVQVNRVAKTVKGGRIFTFTALTVVGDGKGRVGFGRGKSREVPAAIQKAMEAARRNMIQVDLKGTTLQYATKAAHGASKVYMQPASEGTGIIAGGAMRAVLEVAGVQNVLAKCYGSTNPVNVVYATFKGLKAMQSPESIAAKRGKSVEEIF from the coding sequence ATGGCAAATAACGATCAAAAGCGCGACGAAGGCTACATCGAGAAGCTGGTTCAAGTTAACCGCGTAGCTAAAACCGTTAAAGGCGGCCGTATCTTCACCTTCACCGCGCTGACCGTGGTTGGTGACGGTAAAGGTCGCGTCGGCTTCGGCCGTGGCAAATCGCGCGAAGTACCTGCCGCGATTCAGAAAGCCATGGAAGCTGCTCGTCGCAACATGATCCAGGTTGACCTGAAGGGCACCACCCTGCAGTACGCCACCAAGGCCGCCCACGGCGCCTCGAAGGTTTACATGCAGCCTGCTTCGGAAGGTACCGGTATCATCGCCGGCGGCGCCATGCGTGCTGTCCTGGAAGTTGCTGGTGTTCAGAACGTCCTGGCCAAGTGCTACGGTTCGACCAACCCAGTGAACGTGGTTTACGCCACCTTCAAGGGTCTGAAAGCCATGCAATCTCCTGAGTCCATTGCTGCCAAGCGCGGCAAGAGCGTTGAGGAGATCTTCTGA